The proteins below are encoded in one region of Fibrobacter sp.:
- a CDS encoding UvrD-helicase domain-containing protein: MGKIDLSRHGVVEAHAGTGKTWTIINELVLPMLTGQGCRQASISEIMLVTYTEKAAGELKKRIREALEKRIEETGDKPENAALRNHLQRCLNDLHEALIGTIHSVCLRLLQSYPFETGMQFTSEMVDDRMGLEACLRESIREDWPEWGVDISQFAGAADFEGDWGIVARIVNTAQECLDPDTVLCADSLAPGRDLDTIESDIRRKKELVARVIGIIREKIIPVERLVKDPAGLDQPRIDYLNEIFSLWKGVLGKGTFSYKSEIAGKGRRGPDFLSNKLVKGNASGVKQNPLIKEACQAYSDVCGSDELKQWAEIANPEAELLLAVTLKAVPEVCRRWREKKRREGLISYQDMLRLTYDAVRENAQFRTLLRSKIRYAIIDEFQDTSVLQWEIFRRLFVDESRDGFSPRIFIVGDPKQSIYSFQNAVVESYLDARESILGLPKDPGEQISLKYNYRSLPDLVDGYNRIFTRGEGFFLSERISYDTKNQVCIPKRECCPERIPQELNKPVRIVPLWGASAQRIQRYAGYVSSVIRSLKGLEIPVPEGDKWGKIKLDFNHFAVIAESHNLADRFLGILLDNGIPAAKYKQEGVFSSSMAVEFRALLSAINSDESSTSEKLKALLTVFFNYAPGEIDPDRDLSIGGPVSTLFREWKVLLERRAFPQLFRSILVSTRVQERLIRLLDGDRKLSDLRQVIDYSLEYLIRKQGSPGELIEHLANLERGVEDPGRDQNLHAKESDRGKVQVMTMHAAKGLEFPVCFIVTSGSKDFRGIIRKWTQNIEGNDGICRNLLHVMPVVSERELQRTPEAEAKEEIAIQQQIQERRRLLYVALTRPKALLYIPMYLKSTADNGTPWKNCELPSRAADKDLTPVLQELADECCADENSPVQICMPVYTGTGTETDGGGLVSGVKDIDLEAKLADAERRVSEALVKLNLAGRRRIQTSYSALAHGHQESSDLGGRRTPDDDSIFSIIEEKPDALLSLLLPAGKHTGSALHEILEEAISHKSGIGWASDGEIPGFLKEKAIEILRFYGIAADKPGEDGSKVIEHALELVRRALSSTYSVPEFGDICLSKLGTTDMRAEAEFHLGVYPHWVLGYMDLVFRVKNTDGSYRYFVLDWKSNWLPDYDKASIESSVIESRYDLQAKVYCHGLHTWLSGLLGSDYDPSRNLGGAVYVYLRGLEQERGNPVWFYKAEPESDALFVKKEVEKFGGQRIS, from the coding sequence ATGGGTAAGATCGATCTGAGCAGACACGGAGTAGTGGAGGCCCATGCCGGAACCGGTAAGACCTGGACAATTATCAATGAACTGGTTCTTCCCATGCTTACGGGTCAGGGATGCAGGCAGGCATCGATCAGCGAGATCATGCTTGTCACCTATACCGAGAAAGCGGCAGGTGAGCTGAAAAAAAGGATCCGGGAGGCGCTGGAGAAGAGGATAGAGGAGACAGGTGATAAGCCGGAAAACGCAGCGCTGCGGAATCATCTGCAAAGATGTCTCAATGATCTGCATGAAGCACTGATCGGAACAATTCACAGTGTCTGCCTGAGACTCCTTCAGAGCTATCCTTTCGAAACAGGGATGCAGTTCACAAGTGAGATGGTGGATGACAGGATGGGGCTTGAGGCCTGTCTGCGGGAGTCAATCCGTGAGGACTGGCCGGAGTGGGGTGTGGACATTTCGCAGTTTGCCGGCGCAGCGGATTTCGAGGGTGATTGGGGCATTGTCGCAAGAATTGTCAATACTGCTCAGGAGTGTCTCGATCCGGATACTGTGCTCTGTGCGGATAGTCTTGCTCCGGGAAGAGACCTGGATACAATCGAGAGTGATATCCGCAGGAAAAAGGAGCTTGTCGCAAGGGTAATCGGCATTATCCGGGAAAAGATTATCCCTGTGGAGAGGCTGGTAAAAGATCCAGCCGGTTTGGACCAGCCCAGGATCGATTACCTTAATGAAATATTCTCATTATGGAAGGGTGTACTGGGAAAGGGGACTTTCAGTTACAAGAGTGAAATCGCGGGTAAAGGCAGGAGAGGCCCGGATTTCCTGTCAAACAAGCTGGTCAAAGGCAATGCATCGGGTGTAAAGCAGAATCCGCTTATAAAAGAGGCTTGTCAGGCGTATAGCGATGTATGTGGCTCTGATGAACTGAAGCAGTGGGCAGAGATCGCCAATCCTGAGGCTGAACTGCTTCTTGCAGTTACCTTGAAGGCTGTTCCTGAAGTGTGCAGGCGATGGAGGGAGAAGAAGCGGCGTGAGGGTCTGATCTCATATCAGGATATGCTCCGTTTGACTTACGATGCAGTGAGAGAGAACGCGCAGTTCAGGACACTGCTCAGGTCAAAGATCCGCTATGCGATTATCGATGAGTTCCAGGACACCAGCGTTCTTCAGTGGGAGATTTTCAGGCGGCTTTTTGTGGATGAATCCAGAGATGGATTCTCGCCGCGGATATTCATAGTGGGTGATCCCAAACAGTCAATTTACAGTTTCCAGAACGCGGTTGTGGAGAGCTATCTCGATGCACGCGAATCGATTCTTGGTTTGCCGAAAGATCCCGGGGAGCAGATCTCCCTTAAATACAACTACCGTTCGCTTCCGGACCTTGTCGATGGATACAACCGGATATTTACCCGCGGGGAAGGATTTTTCCTCTCTGAGCGTATAAGTTACGATACTAAGAATCAGGTTTGCATTCCGAAAAGGGAGTGCTGCCCGGAAAGGATTCCACAGGAGCTGAATAAACCTGTGAGAATTGTTCCGCTCTGGGGGGCATCAGCACAGAGAATCCAGAGATACGCCGGGTATGTGAGTTCTGTGATCAGGTCGCTTAAGGGTCTGGAGATTCCAGTCCCTGAGGGTGACAAATGGGGAAAGATAAAACTCGATTTCAACCATTTCGCGGTTATTGCTGAGAGCCACAATCTGGCCGACAGGTTTCTGGGGATACTTCTTGACAATGGAATTCCGGCGGCAAAGTACAAGCAGGAGGGAGTGTTCAGCTCATCGATGGCTGTGGAGTTCAGGGCATTGCTCTCCGCGATAAACTCCGATGAAAGCAGCACATCAGAGAAGCTCAAGGCGCTGCTGACTGTTTTTTTCAATTATGCACCGGGTGAGATCGATCCTGACAGGGATCTCAGTATCGGTGGACCTGTCAGCACTCTTTTCAGGGAGTGGAAGGTTCTTCTCGAGAGGAGGGCGTTTCCGCAACTGTTCAGGAGTATCCTTGTCAGTACGAGAGTTCAGGAGCGCCTGATCAGGCTCCTTGACGGGGACAGGAAGCTAAGTGATCTTCGCCAGGTGATAGATTACTCGCTTGAGTATCTTATCAGAAAGCAGGGCTCACCTGGAGAGCTTATCGAGCATCTTGCGAACCTGGAGAGAGGAGTAGAGGATCCGGGACGGGATCAGAATCTCCATGCAAAGGAGAGTGACAGGGGCAAAGTGCAGGTGATGACAATGCACGCCGCAAAGGGGCTTGAGTTTCCCGTATGCTTCATAGTCACCAGCGGATCGAAGGACTTTAGAGGTATTATAAGAAAATGGACGCAGAATATTGAGGGAAATGACGGAATTTGCAGAAATTTGCTTCATGTGATGCCTGTAGTTTCCGAGAGGGAGCTGCAGAGGACACCTGAGGCTGAGGCAAAAGAGGAGATTGCCATACAGCAGCAGATCCAGGAGCGCCGCCGTCTTCTTTACGTGGCACTTACCCGTCCCAAAGCGCTTCTTTACATCCCGATGTACCTGAAGTCTACCGCTGATAACGGGACCCCCTGGAAAAACTGCGAGCTTCCATCACGTGCAGCGGACAAGGATCTCACTCCTGTCCTTCAGGAACTGGCTGATGAGTGCTGTGCGGATGAGAATAGTCCTGTGCAGATATGCATGCCTGTTTACACAGGCACCGGAACGGAGACTGATGGCGGAGGGTTGGTATCAGGGGTAAAGGATATCGATCTTGAGGCAAAACTTGCGGATGCTGAGAGAAGGGTATCCGAGGCACTTGTAAAGCTTAACCTCGCTGGAAGGCGTCGGATTCAGACAAGCTATTCCGCTCTTGCCCATGGTCATCAGGAGTCATCAGACCTTGGCGGCCGCCGTACACCAGATGATGACTCCATATTCTCTATTATCGAAGAGAAACCCGATGCGCTGTTGTCACTGCTCTTACCTGCAGGAAAACACACAGGCAGTGCCCTTCATGAGATACTGGAAGAGGCGATCTCACATAAGAGCGGTATCGGATGGGCATCAGACGGTGAGATTCCTGGTTTTCTTAAAGAAAAAGCGATAGAGATTCTGCGTTTTTACGGCATTGCAGCAGACAAGCCCGGCGAAGATGGATCAAAAGTTATTGAGCATGCACTGGAACTGGTGAGACGGGCTCTAAGCAGTACCTACAGTGTGCCTGAATTCGGTGATATCTGTTTGTCAAAGCTGGGCACAACTGACATGAGGGCAGAGGCTGAGTTTCATCTGGGAGTTTATCCTCACTGGGTCCTCGGGTATATGGACCTTGTATTCCGTGTAAAGAACACTGACGGCAGTTACAGGTATTTTGTGCTTGACTGGAAAAGCAACTGGCTTCCTGACTATGACAAGGCAAGTATCGAATCCAGTGTGATTGAGTCAAGGTATGATCTTCAGGCAAAAGTCTATTGCCATGGGCTGCATACCTGGCTTAGCGGTCTGTTAGGATCAGATTATGATCCATCGAGAAATCTCGGTGGGGCGGTGTATGTATATCTCAGGGGACTTGAGCAGGAGAGAGGGAATCCTGTTTGGTTTTACAAGGCAGAGCCGGAATCGGATGCGTTATTCGTTAAGAAAGAGGTTGAGAAGTTTGGTGGTCAGAGAATAAGTTGA